In the genome of Hydractinia symbiolongicarpus strain clone_291-10 chromosome 5, HSymV2.1, whole genome shotgun sequence, one region contains:
- the LOC130645082 gene encoding uncharacterized protein LOC130645082, with the protein MIFQQLKMASLLSSAILFLFTLQVWECNANHTIVWWEVKPYAYTEKGEIKGMFPDILSNFYKYCGNNIIFAVNDVNNHRNNYSRFLDNVKFNLSHINSSDMLIFPILKSNVQLQQKRYIAKTLFHAPGVCVVMRKQSISIHKKLVDGIVKTFPMFIAGGCITMSIGIFVWLLEKHFNAEFQRKFPTGMWDGFWWATVTMTTLGYGDMVPRGFISRNLTVFLLFFGMVFIAIVTATITDSLSEFDNASIVKKQVAVLRHSAEYRIAEQHDAYPIEYETFEEILDSVRQQRISAALINTHVCSWMQDEIRKEDVDILTRLSIVHEIKNPFPVWYFRRNVGKPGDAERNKKCYDEHKVEIVDEVARFYYNHTKIDTVYSPSLSESFDFQTGYLFHFVITLSAFIVLATIDRIIELLLRRRRQNSLRYDINAMESVPKEDIIMKLHVENELLKINKNFEELKQMVNDLRKEKMVSQ; encoded by the exons ATGATTTTTCAACAGTTAAAAATGGCTTCTCTCTTGAGTTCTGCCATATTATTTTTGTTCACTCTCCAAGTTTGGGAGTGCAACGCTAATCATACAATAGTCTGGTGGGAAGTAAAGCCATATGCGTACACGGAGAAGGGCGAGATAAAGGGGATGTTTCCAGATATACTTAGTAACTTTTATAAATACTGCGGAAATAATATCATCTTCGCCGTTAACGATGTAAACAATCACCGAAACAATTATTCAAGGTTCCTGGATAATGTGAAGTTTAATCTCTCACATATCAACTCAAGTGATATGttaatttttccgattttaaaaTCCAATGTTCAGCTGCAGCAAAAGAGATACATTGCCAAAACACTTTTCCACGCACCGGGGGTTTGCGTAGTAATGAGAAAACAATCGATCTCCATTCACAAAAAGTTGGTGGATGGCATAGTTAAAACTTTTCCCATGTTTATTGCTGGAGGTTGCATCACAATGTCAATTGGTATCTTTGTTTGGCTGCTT gaaaaacattttaacGCAGAATTTCAACGCAAGTTTCCAACGGGAATGTGGGATGGATTCTGGTGGGCAACAGTTACTATGACGACGTTAGG TTACGGTGATATGGTTCCGCGTGGTTTTATAAGCCGAAATTTGACCGTTTTTCTACTGTTTTTTGGAATGGTCTTCATTGCTATTGTGACAGCTACCATTACCGATTCTCTCTCCGAATTTGATAATGCTAGTATCGTTAAGAAACAG GTGGCCGTTCTAAGACACTCAGCAGAATACAGAATTGCAGAACAACACGACGCATATCCTATAG AATATGAAACATTCGAAGAGATTTTAGATTCAGTACGTCAACAAAGAATAAGCGCTGCTCTTATTAATACGCATGTGTGTAGTTGGATGCAGGATGAAATCAGAAAAGAAGATGTTGACATCTTGACTCGCCTTAGTATTGTGCATGAAATTAAAAATCCATTTCCCGTGTGGTACTTCAGAAGAAATGTAGGGAAGCCGGGTGACGccgaaagaaataaaaaatgttatgaCGAGCACAAAGTGGAGATTGTCGACGAAGTGGCCAGATTTTATTATAATCACACAAAA attgATACAGTGTATTCACCGTCATTGTCAGAAAGTTTCGACTTCCAAACAGGATATCTATTCCACTTCGTCATTACTTTATCAGCATTTATTGTATTAGCCACGATTGATCGCATCATCGAGCTTCTTCTCCGCAGAAGGCGACAAAACTCTCTACGATATGACATAAACGCGATGGAGAGTGTGCCGAAGGAGGACATTATTATGAAATTGCATGTTGAAAACGAActcctaaaaataaataaaaattttgaagagCTGAAGCAAATGGTGAATgatttaagaaaagaaaaaatggtcTCGCAGTAA
- the LOC130645083 gene encoding uncharacterized protein LOC130645083, which yields MKICIVLFCALWCVGATRVPFLWWEVKPYVFLENGIEKGILVDLMRKYNYYCTHNEFSYDFRIKENNFTSNYSGLLKLAMLNFSQLHPPLRNLSLTMKSQVTIFPILARHVNVTEQGFVTKAWIHSPGASVIVRRGMISLYRKTYLGVEKSLPLLVQCGLIVFILGIIMWFWEKHFNPSFARSFPIGMSDGIWWAIITLSTVGYGDLVPMTTLARLCTFFWIFFGLSISAIITATVTDTLTSAEFSNINGRMVAVLAHSSEESIALQYNAKPKCYNTYADVLSAVRREDVDAALINSDIVSWMQDEIRFGISGKEKPLHVVYQIKQEIPIWAIQINPSLFSTYQYEKICYNNHSKEIVDDTLKSYYKHTKVDTMHPPLLGEIFTFDSFGLYLVLLTITLIGVAALDDLICFTYRQSHRLKTQIKQPPNEEETERFKLHINSELARLNENFEELKLFAEGLCKYMDKPENSEQVLPR from the exons ATGAAAATTTGTATCGTTTTATTTTGTGCACTTTGGTGTGTGGGTGCCACACGAGTTCCCTTTCTTTGGTGGGAGGTTAAGCCGTATGTTTTTCTGGAGAATGGAATCGAGAAAGGAATACTAGTTGATCTGATGAGAAAATACAACTATTATTGTACACATAATGAATTCTCGTACGACTTTAGGATTAAAGAGAATAACTTTACGTCAAATTATTCAGGCTTGTTGAAACTCGCCATGTTGAACTTTTCTCAACTTCACCCCCCTTTAAGAAATTTAAGTTTAACAATGAAATCACAAGTAACAATATTTCCAATTCTTGCACGGCATGTAAATGTCACAGAACAAGGGTTTGTCACTAAAGCCTGGATCCATTCCCCCGGTGCTTCTGTGATAGTGCGACGTGGAATGATATCATTGTATCGAAAAACATATCTTGGGGTCGAAAAATCGTTACCACTGTTAGTACAATGTGGACTTATTGTATTCATACTTGGTATTATAATGTGGTTTTGG GAAAAGCATTTCAATCCATCTTTCGCACGTTCGTTTCCAATTGGAATGTCTGATGGAATATGGTGGGCTATCATCACTCTTTCAACCGTAGG CTACGGTGATTTGGTTCCTATGACAACACTGGCACGCCTGTGCACTTTCTTTTGGATATTCTTTGGACTATCAATAAGCGCCATAATTACAGCTACCGTGACAGATACATTGACAAGCGCTGAATTTTCCAATATTAACGGGAGAATG GTGGCAGTTCTCGCTCACTCCTCCGAAGAAAGCATAGCCTTGCAGTATAACGCGAAACCAAAAT GCTATAACACTTATGCTGATGTGTTGTCGGCAGTGCGGAGAGAGGATGTCGATGCAGCATTAATTAATTCCGATATTGTTAGCTGGATGCAAGATGAAATCCGATTTGGAATATCGGGAAAAGAGAAGCCGTTGCATGTAGTGTACCAAATCAAGCAAGAAATTCCAATATGGGCAATTCAGATTAATCCATCCTTGTTCAGTACTTACCAGTATGAAAAGATATGCTATAACAATCATTCCAAAGAAATAGTGGATGACACGTTAAAATCATATTATAAACATACGAAG GTTGATACAATGCATCCACCTCTGTTGGGCGAAATATTTACATTCGATAGTTTTGGACTTTATCTTGTGTTGCTTACCATCACGCTCATTGGGGTAGCTGCTTTGGATGATCTCATTTGTTTTACATATCGTCAATCTCATCGTTTGAAAACACAAATTAAGCAACCGCCTAACGAAGAAGAAACAGAACGTTTTAAGCTACATATAAACAGTGAACTGGCGCGGTTAAACGAAAATTTCGAAGAGTTGAAATTATTCGCAGAAGGCCTGTGTAAATATATGGACAAACCTGAGAATTCAGAGCAAGTTTTGCCACGTTAA
- the LOC130645084 gene encoding uncharacterized protein LOC130645084, giving the protein MKELLPHLLLGMCFNTILCQYIPIWWEIKPYAYTENNETKGVIIDIFKKYNQYCEDLKVSFSTETNFKNSYKEFVEIAESNFTQTHQLIRNGSERDIILFPSITTNITLAEKNFVAKTYAHSPGAFVIVRQESISACKKMAVGFVKTIPLLCLGLFTAASVGIIVWLLEKRSNADFKRKFPLGVLDGFWWALITMSTVGYGDMVPRSLFSRTISFIWVLVGLMSSAILTATVTDTLSDPNFIKIEGEKVAVLVYSAEQQIAKQYNARPLERDNYEEVLTALRNGDAYAALISSDIASWMQEKIRGEDDDVKLSIVYEIQQEIPVGDIEYNYIKAKEKNWFNESCFKENIQEIVTETLAFYYKHTVFDATYTPSLFETFHPKTGLGTYFIVAVVVLVMVAGMEEFVYRQYHKKKESVEKDELELTQKQSSNFKIHVNNELVQLNRNFQEMKSILQGLEKRLQEK; this is encoded by the exons ATGAAAGAACTATTACCGCATCTTCTTCTTGGAATGTGTTTTAACACGATTTTATGTCAATATATACCTATATGGTGGGAAATAAAGCCTTATGCGTACACGGAAAATAACGAAACCAAAGGAGTTATcattgacatttttaaaaaatacaaccaGTACTGTGAAGATTTAAAAGTTAGTTTCTCAAcggaaactaattttaaaaatagctaCAAGGAATTTGTGGAAATTGCAGAATCAAATTTTACACAAACGCATCAACTTATACGCAATGGCAGCGAGAGAGATATAATTCTCTTCCCTTCTATTACAACAAATATTACATTAGCAGagaaaaattttgttgcaaagACATACGCACACTCTCCAGGTGCATTTGTTATTGTGAGACAAGAATCCATCTCTGCATGCAAGAAAATGGCGGTTGGGTTTGTGAAGACCATCCCTTTGTTGTGTTTAGGGCTTTTTACTGCAGCATCAGTTGGTATAATTGTCTGGTTATTG GAAAAAAGATCGAATGCTGACTTCAAGCGAAAGTTTCCTTTAGGAGTACTGGACGGATTTTGGTGGGCATTGATCACAATGTCAACAGTGGG ATATGGAGATATGGTCCCAAGAAGTCTATTCTCGCGAACCATCAGTTTCATCTGGGTACTTGTTGGTCTCATGTCTAGTGCTATTTTAACAGCCACTGTCACAGATACGTTGTCTGATCCTAACTTTATAAAGATTGAGGGAGAAAAG GTTGCAGTGTTGGTATATTCCGCAGAACAACAGATTGCAAAGCAATACAATGCTAGACCGCTAG AAAGAGACAATTACGAAGAAGTTTTAACTGCTCTACGGAACGGTGATGCATACGCAGCACTTATCAGCTCCGACATCGCTAGTTGGATGCAAGAGAAAATACGAGGGGAAGACGACGATGTCAAACTCAGTATTGTTTACGAAATCCAGCAAGAAATTCCTGTTGGGGATATCGAGTATAATTACATCAAagccaaagaaaaaaattggtttAATGAATCTTGCTTCAAAGAAAACATACAGGAGATTGTTACTGAGACTTTAGCCTTTTACTACAAACACACAGTG TTCGACGCAACTTATACTCCATCTCTATTTGAGACTTTCCATCCAAAAACCGGACTTGGTACATATTTCATTGTAGCTGTAGTCGTTTTGGTCATGGTAGCAGGAATGGAGGAGTTCGTATACCGTCAATATCACAAGAAGAAGGAGAGTGTAGAAAAAGACGAACTGGAATTGACACAAAAGCAAAGTTCGAATTTCAAAATACATGTCAACAATGAATTGGTACAACTGAACAGAAACTTTCAAGAAATGAAGTCAATCTTGCAAGGGCTTGAAAAAAGAttacaagaaaaataa